One genomic region from Lepisosteus oculatus isolate fLepOcu1 chromosome 20, fLepOcu1.hap2, whole genome shotgun sequence encodes:
- the klhdc4 gene encoding kelch domain-containing protein 4 isoform X2, translated as MVLCKRQLVVFGGFHESARDYIYYNDVHTFNLDTFSWSRLAPSGAGPGPRSGCQMATTPDGGVVIYGGYSKVKAKKDVDKGTIHTDMFLLKKEGQEKWVWSRVSPSGVKPTPRSGFSLAVGPGGRVVLFGGVCDEEEDETLEGDFFNDMYLYDMNKSRWFVGQLKGRRSEKKKRRRGKTAEGDGAEPSERQGEGGQAPRGPVEVVKEVVAEDGTLMTIKQVISVPGEGPLSSESEEEEEEEEEGTSAAVVEPCPRSNAMTTVKHGVLYLYGGMFEVGDRQFTLSDLYAIDLHKMDKWKVLVEMDPKTQEWLEESESDEDEEAEGAAGGNEEEEDEEDSEEEDDDDDEAEEHPPVEEGELCPDYQRRTEQYWVKLARENMGPDAKDKKVVKVAQAMAKVFYEERV; from the exons ATGGTGCTGTGTAAGAGGCAGCTGGTTGTATTCGGCGGTTTCCACGAGAGCGCCAG GGATTATATTTATTACAACGATGTCCACACCTTCAACCTGGACACCTTCTCCTGGAGCCGTCTTGCCCCATCGGGCGCTGGGCCCGGCCCGCGCTCAGGCTGCCAGATGGCCACCACGCCTGATGGTGGGGTCGTCATCTACGGGGGCTATTCCAAAGTG AAAGCCAAAAAGGATGTGGACAAGGGCACAATTCATACAGACATGTTCCTGCTGAAAAAGGAGGGCCAAG AAAAGTGGGTGTGGAGCAGAGTGAGCCCCTCAGGAGTGAAGCCCACCCCTCGCTCCGGATTTTCTCTGGCCGTGGGGCCTGGGGGCCGCGTGGTGCTGTTTGGAGGTGTGTGCGACGAGGAAGAAGACGAGACCTTGGAAGGAGATTTCTTCAACGACATGTACTTGTACGACATGAACAAGAGCCGCTGGTTTGTCGGTCAGCTCAAG GGGCGCCGGTCAGAGAAGAAGAAGCGGCGAAGGGGGAAGACAGCCGAGGGCGATGGGGCCGAGCCCAGCGAGAGGCAGGGGGAGGGCGGCCAGGCTCCCCGGGGGCCGGTGGAGGTGGTGAAAGAGGTCGTGGCCGAGGACGGCACGCTGATGACCATCAAGCAGGTGATCTCCGTGCCGGGAGAAGGGCCCCTGTCCTCAgagagcgaggaggaggaggaggaggaagaggagggcacATCGGCCGCTGTGGTGGAGCCTTGTCCCCGCTCCAACGCCATGACCACCGTGAAGCACGGGGTTCTGTATCTGTATGGCGGGATGTTTGAAGTGGGCGACCGGCAGTTCACACTCAGCGACCTCTACGCCATTGACCTCCACAAGATGGACAAGTGGAAGGTTCTTGTGGAGATGGACCCCA AGACCCAGGAGTGGCTGGAGGAGTCGGAGTCAGATGAGGATGAGGAGGCTGAGGGGGCGGCCGGAGGgaatgaggaagaggaggacgaAGAGGACTCAGAAGaagaggatgatgatgatgatgaag CTGAGGAGCACCCTCCTGTTGAGGAAGGAGAGTTGTGTCCCGACTATCAGCGCCGGACGGAGCAGTACTGGGTGAAACTTGCCCGGGAGAACATGGGCCCTGATGCCAAGGACAAGAAAGTGGTGAAGGTGGCACAGGCCATGGCAAAGGTGTTTTACGAGGAGCGGGTCTGA